One segment of Primulina tabacum isolate GXHZ01 chromosome 6, ASM2559414v2, whole genome shotgun sequence DNA contains the following:
- the LOC142550132 gene encoding uncharacterized protein LOC142550132, translating to MPPRRILRSNNENRDEKGDSQPPPNQDASARVLAAMAQLLEAAWRCSLWWEGAEQGVNLATLTWEDFKRVLYDKYFTTDVRSRLKREFISLRQHLSVAEFVQKFDRGCHFVPLIALDGLRPTIRHDVMLTGPVDYTTVVAKAFRAEQSLKHIDWEMQRNRNHAQQASQHNKKPYIGPPKRLGQPKLQGQPPKENVSKTTEKPIFKECYRHHYGKCMWGTYKCFKYRAMGHKAGDFQKLKQPMTGRAYVMHAEKAEPDMTLITAGIATYALLDSGATYSFISESFVKKLGILPVDVESEFKVTLPSGEHMVSSNMVKDVELKLQRNIIRADLIVLPMSEFDVILGMDWLTMNGVTIEFW from the exons atgcctcctagacgaaTTCTACGTAGTAATAATGAGAATAGAGATGAGAAGGGAGATTCACAGCCTCCACCTAATCAAGATGCTAGTGCTCGTGTACTAGCAGCCATGGCTCAGTTATTAGAGGCAGCAT GGCGATGctccttatggtgggagggagcagaGCAAGGAGTGAATCTAGCGACTCTAACTTGGGAGGATTTCAAGAGGGTGTTATATGATAAATACTTCACTACTGACGTTCGTTCGAGGTTGAAGAGAGAGTTTATTAGTCTCCGCCAGCACTTGTCTGTTGCTGAGTTCgtgcagaagtttgataggggctgtcattttgtgcccttgattgcttTGGATGGATTGAGGCCGACGATCCGTCACGATGTGATGCTCACTGGTCCTGTTGACTATACTACTGTCGTTGCCAAAGCTTTTCGAGCCGAGCAGTCACTTAAGCATATTGATTGGGAGATGCAGCGTAACAGAAATCACGCCCAGCAAGCTAGTCAGCATAATAAGAAGCCTTATATAGGACCACCGAAGCGGCTGGGACAACCGAAACTACAAGGACAACCACCTAAAGAAAATGTCTCGAAGACTACTGAGAAGCCAATTTTCAAGGAGTGTTATCGCCATCATTATGgaaagtgcatgtggggcacctacaagtgcttcaagtACAGAGCAATGGGGCATAAGGCTGGTGATTTCCAAAAACTCAAGCAACCCATGACTGGAAGGGCTTACGTGATGCATGCTGAGAAAGCGGAGCCAGACATGACGCTTATTACAG CGGGAATAGCTACCTACGCTTTACTAGATTCTGGAGCTACGTATTCTTTCATATCGGAATCTTTCGTGAAGAAATTAGGAATCTTACCAGTGGACGTGGAGTCGGAATTCAAAGTTACATTGCCTTCTGGCGAACATATGGTTTCTAGTAACATGGTTAAGGATGTGGAACTAAAATTGCAAAGGAATATTATACGAGCGGACCTTATAGTACTACCAATGTCCGAGTTCGACGTTATTTTGGGTATGGATTGGCTTACTATGAATGGGGTCACTATTGAGTTTTGGTAG